The sequence below is a genomic window from Actinomycetota bacterium.
CTCAACTAGTTCGGACTGGACGATCAGACGGTACCTGGCGCTATACGGTGGATGACATGCGGTGAGTGTGAGCGTAGGCACGTCTGTAGTGTCCAAGACCTCCACTCTGTTCGGCGTGACCTGAAACGTCTTGAACACAACGTACCGATAGCGCCGATACGGCGAGTACAGGTAGATGGTATCACCGGTGGCGAGCGCGTCGAGCTTGCGGAACGGAGCGCCGTAGGTCGTGCGATGCCCCGACACGCCGCTGTTTCCCGTGGGTCCGGGCAGGTCGGTGTAGTCGACCCATGCCGGCCCCCGCTTCAGGTTCTCGCGGGAGTGACCTTTCACGACAAGCGCATCGAGGCCCATGTCGGCGCTCACGAGGCGTCCGAACACGCCGCCGTCCTTGAGCGACTCCCAATACGCGACATCCTCGGCCTCGTATCCGTTCCAGTCGAACTGCACGGTTCCATCGTCAAGCAGCCTGTCTGGCGCTGGGGACGTGAGGACCGCCAAGGAAGAGACCTCCGACTCGAGGTCGGCCTGGCGCCACCCTGCGGCAAGGTCCGTGAGGCCGTAATAGGACAGGAGACCGACCGCTATTCCAAGGAAAACGTTCCCCATGCCGTGCGCGATGAGGCGAAGCGGGCGACCGCTCCCGCCTGAGGATGCGGGCATGAGGCGAGCTGCTGCTCTTGTCGACTCCATGAACCGCCTCGATCCGGTGGTCAGAACACCCGCAGGCTACTGCACTGCACTGCACTGCACGCACAAAGTGTGACCTGCGCCTCACGAACTCTGTGACGGAAACCACAACTTCCCTCTAAGGACTGTGTCCTCGCGTGCCGATATCACGAGTGTAAGACATTGAAAGCCGCATATCGCCAGTGCTCCCCGATAAAGGCACGGCTCGCCGAAAGACGAGCTTCGCAAAGTCACGGGTCTAACGGAAGGTTCGCCTTCCCACGACAGCCGGACCGCCGGGTACGACACCGAAGCCATTCAGGCCCGGTTCCGCCCAGCGCCATAGGGAGGAGTCGGGTCGATGTGCATCAGGGGCCGTACCGAAGGGGTGCACCACAATGAAGACCGCAATTCGAACGAATGCGACTCGCATCGGCGTCACGATGCTT
It includes:
- a CDS encoding class E sortase, which codes for MESTRAAARLMPASSGGSGRPLRLIAHGMGNVFLGIAVGLLSYYGLTDLAAGWRQADLESEVSSLAVLTSPAPDRLLDDGTVQFDWNGYEAEDVAYWESLKDGGVFGRLVSADMGLDALVVKGHSRENLKRGPAWVDYTDLPGPTGNSGVSGHRTTYGAPFRKLDALATGDTIYLYSPYRRYRYVVFKTFQVTPNRVEVLDTTDVPTLTLTACHPPYSARYRLIVQSELVEVRKIETDIPAKQE